CGGGCGGCCCATGGAGCAGCACCCCCTTGGGCGGATCGACGCCCAAGCGCTGGAACAGCTCAGGATAGCGCAGCGGCAGCTCGACCATCTCGCGGAGCTGGTCGATCGTGGCCGCCATCCCGCCGATATCGTCATAGGTGACGTCGGCGCGGCGGCTCTCGGCAGCCTCCTCATATTCAGCCCGCAATTCGACTTCGGTATTCTCGTCGATATGAACGATGCCCTTTGGCGTCGCCGAAACCACCAGCAGGCGGATTTCCTGAAGCGCATAGGCCGGCGCACTGACCCAGCGCTGGACGTTGGGATCGACGACGCGATGATGCCCGGCGGTGGCGACGATGTCGCCCTGGGCCAGCGGGCGGCCGTAAAAGGTGCGCTGGAGCGCGGCCGAGGAGCCCTGGAGGCGCAGATTGGCCTGGGCGGGCGCGAACACCACGCGAGCCGCTGGCTTCGACACTGCCTTGCGCACTTCGACGAAATCGCCCGAGCCGACGCCGGCATTGGCGCGCTGGAGGCCATCGATGCGCAGAAGCTCGAGCCCTTCGTCCTCGGCATAGGGCAGCACGGCGCGCGCAGGGGTGGCGCGCTTGCCGATAATCTCGATCACATCGCCTTCGGTAATGCCCAACACGCCCATCAGCGAGCGCGGAATGTGCGCGAGACCGCGGCCGCTGTCCTCGGGCCGGGCATTGGCTACCTGGAGCTTGCTTCCTCTGCTTTCGTCGTCCGCCACTATCATTCCTCTTCCGGCATGAAGGCGGGAACATAGGAACGCGGGTTCGGTGCCGCGAGGGGCAAAAAAAAGGGCGGGCCGCGAGGCCCGCCTTGGAAAGTTTTAGGAGAGGATGCCTGAAAGGCCTGCTCTATGTGCAGTGCGACGATTTATTGTGCAAGTGCGAAAGATACGTAACCGGATTGCAAAGGTTGCAATCGTAATTGCGATTACTCATACTAGCTCCACAGGCGCTTTCAGGGCTTGCGCGGTTGCAAGCTGTGGGCGAAGCTTGTGGTGCAGTGCACAAAAGAAAGAAAATGCGTAGGCTACCGCCCCTCACCGCCATCGAGGCATTCGTCCAGGTCGCGCGTCTCGGCTCGATCAAGGCGGCGGCCGAGGAATTGGCGCTTTCCTCACCAGCGCTAAGCCGGCGAGTCCAGTCGCTCGAACGCTTCATCGGCAGGCCGCTGTTCGAACGGCGGCACCAGGCACTCAAGCTCAACGACGATGGCGACCGGCTGCTCGGGCTGATCGCGCCGGCGCTCGATGCGATGACCGACGCAGTCGAGGCGATGACCAGCGGCAGCGAGTTGATCCGGCTGCGGCTGGGCGTCCTGCCGCTCTATGCAACCCAGCAGCTTCTGCCGCGCCTGCCCGAACTCAAGCGCCGCCATCCCGAGCTTCATCTTGACGTCGATACCGCCGGATACGGCGTGGCGCGGCTGGGCGACGGGCTCGACGCGGCGATCGTGATCGCGCGCGACATCGATCCGGGCTTTTATTCGCAGCGCCTCGATCGCAACCGGGTCCATGTCATCGGATCGCGGGCGCTGGTCGAGGGGCCCGATCCGGTCACCCGGCCCGAACAGCTTTCGAAGCTTACCGCGCTCGTCCATCGCGACATGCCGGAGACCTTCACGGCGTGGCGCGCGGCAGCCGGCTTCCCGGACCTGGAGCCGCTGGCGATCGACCATTTCGACTCGGGCAATCTGATGCTCGAGGCAGCGGCGCAGGGGCTCGGCGTCGCGTTCATGCTCGAATCGCATTTCGAGGCGGCGCGCGACGATCGGCTCGTCCAACTGTTCGACCTGACCGTGGAGAGCCATTACAGCTATTGGTTCGTGTGCCGCCCGCGGGCGCTCACCCAGCGCCCGGTGCGGATCTTCCACGACTGGCTGATCGAGGCACTCGGCGCCGACACCGTCTAAGCCGGCGCGGTCCCGCAGATAGCAAAAGCCCCTCCGATGAAGGGAGGGGCTTCGGCAGGTTCAGGCCTCGACCGTCGCCTTGACGATCTTGCCCGGATTGCGGGGTGGCTCGCCCTTGGGCAGCGCGTCGACATGGTCCATGCCTTCGGTCACTTCGCCCCACACCGTGTACTGGCGATCGAGGAAGGTCGCGTCGTCGAGGCAGATGAAGAACTGCGAATTGGCGGTGTTCGGATCGTTGGTCCGCGCCATCGAGCAGACGCCGCGGACGTGCGGCTGGGCATTGAATTCCTGCGGCAGGTTGGGCTCCTTCGAACCGCCCATGCCGGTGCCCGAGGGATCGCCGCCCTGCGCCATGAAGCCGTCGATCACGCGGTGGAAGATCACGCCGTCGTAAAAGCCTTCGCCGGCGAGCTTGGTGATCCGCTCGACATGCTTCGGCGCGAGGTCCGGGCGGAGCTTGATGCGGACATCCCCGGTGTCGAGGGTCAGGACGAGCGTGCTGGGTTCCGACATTGGTTACTCCATGGACCGATTTGCCCGCGGCCCTAGGCGGGTTGTGTTTGGCTTGCAACATGCGCGCTGCATTGGCAGCGGCAACACGCCGCGCTAGGAGCGGCGCAACCGGGCGCATCAGGGAGGTCGGACGATGAGCGAGACCGAACTTCACGCCGAATCGCAGCCGCCCGAAAGCGAGCTCGACGAAGACGACCGGCTCAAGCCCGAATTCGTCAGCGCCGTGCTCGAAGCGGTTGCGGCAGGCGATTCCGAGACGGCGCGGATGCGGGTCGCGCCGCTCCACCCCGCCGACATCGCCGATCTCGTCGAGCTGACGCCGGCCGAGTTGCGCCCCGCGCTGGCCGCGGCGATTTCCGACCTGATCGACGGCGACGTGCTCGCCGAGATGAACGACTGGGTGCGCGAGGCGCTGGTCGACGCACTCGAGCCGCATCAGGTCGCCGACATCGCCGCCGAGCTCGATACCGACGACGCCGTCGCGATCATCGAGGACATGGAGCCCGCGGATCAGCGCGAAGTGCTTCGCGCGCTCGATCCCGACGACCGCGCCGCGATCGAGGAAGCGCTCTCCTATCCCGAAGAGACCGCCGGCCGCCTGATGCAGCGCGAGCTGATCGCCGTGCCGGAGCATTGGACCGTCGGCGACGTGCTGGATTACCTGCGCGGCCATGACGAGCTGGCGACCGATTTCTGGGAAATCTTCGTCGTCGATCCGGCGCACCATCCGGTGGGCACCTGCGCGCTCTCGTGGATACTGCGGACCCCGCGCAGCGTGGCCGTGAGCGACGTGATGGCGCGCGAGCAGACGCTGATCCCGGCCGACATGGACCAGGAGGAAGTGGCGCTCCGCTTCCAGAAATATGCGCTGATATCCGCCGCAGTGATCGATTCGAACGGCCGGCTGGTGGGCATGATCACGGTCGACGACGTGGTCCACATCATCTCCGAAGAGGCCGGCGAGGACATCCTCCACCTCTCCGGCGCGGGCGAAGGCGACATTAACGAGCCGGTGCTGGACAGCTACAAGGTCCGAGTCCGCTGGCTGATTACCAACCTGGCCACGGCGCTGATTCCGGCGACGATCGTGTTCTTTTTCGAAGCGACGATCGCACACAAGGCAGTGCTGGCCGCGCTGATGCCGATCGTCGCGGGGGTGGGCGGCAATGCCGGCACCCAGACACTGGCAGTGACGGTGCGCGCGCTCGCCACCAACCAGCTGACTCAGTCCAACACGCTGCGCGCGATCCGGCGCGAGATCGCCATCGCCGTGCTCAACGGGCTGACCATCGCCGCAGTGATCGGCGTGGCGATCGGCGCGCTGTTCTGGGATCTCACCTTGGGCGTGGTGATCGCGACGGCGATGCTCGCCAATATCGTCATCGCCGGGCTCGCCGGCGTGCTGGTGCCGGTGACGCTCGAGCGCTTCCGCCAGGATCCGGCGGTGGCATCGTCGGTGTTCGTCACGATGGTGACCGATTCGATGGGCTTCCTGGCGTTCCTCGGGCTGGCGACGGCGTCGGGGCTGGTCGGCTAGCGACTCGGCGCTTGAAGGATTTGCCGCGCCAAGTTTTACGCTTTTTACGGTGAACCAGCAATTTAGTTACGCACTCACGCAACAATATAATGCAGTTACGCTGGCGGCTATACGGTTCAAAGAGCAGAGATAAAGCGTCACATAGCAAATCCTACATTGGAAGGGTTCCGCGACGGCCGCGCTTGTCCTCCGGTCGACGCCGCCCCAGATAGGCCATGTGCCGCTACACCTGACCAAAGTCGCCTATGGCTGCGACAGCATCGAATATCTTGAGGAACGACTGGCGCTCAAGGCCGCGCACCAGCCGGCCTTCCTGACGACGCGCTATCTGCCCAAGCGGCACGCGGAAATCGCGGGCGGATCGCTGTTCTGGATCATCAAGCATCAGCTGATCGGGCGCTCGCCGATCCTCGGCTTCGGCGAGGCCGAAGGCGGGCGCGTCGCGATCTATCTCGAACCCAGGCTGGTGCTCGTCCAGGCCCGGCCCAAGCGCGCACACCAGGGCTGGCGCTACCTGGAGGGCGCGGACGCGCCCATCGACCTGGGCGAAGCCGGTGCGGGGGTGGCCGAGATGCCGGCGGGGCTGGTCGGCGAGCTGGCGGCGATGGGGCTGATCTGATCCCCTGATCCTACCTCGGCCGATCAGTTCGCCAGCGTCGGGAAGGCGTTGCGGAAGGCGGCGACCTTGGGCTTGTCCCAGCGCACGATGTAGGGATGCGTCGGGTTCCGCCAGAAAAAGTCCTGATGATAGGCTTCGGCCGGGTAGAAATTGCCGGTTTCGACGCGCGTCACGATCGGGCGCGGCCACGCCTTGGTGCCGCCGAGCTGCGCGATATAGGCGGTAGCGACGCGGCGCTGGGCATCGTCCTGCGGAAAGATCGCCGAGCGATAGCTGGGGCCGGTGTCGGGTCCCTGGCGATTGAGCTGGGTCGGATCGTGCGCGACCGAGAAATAGATGCGCAGCAGCGTGCCGTAGCTCACTTTGCGCGGATCATAGACGACGCGGATCGCCTCGGCGTGCGCCGTGCGCTCGGTCGAGACCTTGCTGTAATTCGCGGTGCTGCGCGTGCCGCCGGCATAGCCGCTGGTCACCGAATGGACGCCCTTCACCGACTGGAAGACCGCCTCCATCCCCCAGAAGCAGCCCCCGGCGAGCACCGCTACCTGCTGCTCCTTGCCGCCGGTAACGTCCTGCGCGGGCGCGGGAATCGCCACCGCGCGCTCGGCAGGTGCCGCGGCAGCGGGCAGCAACAGCACCGCGCCGAGCGTGGCGACGGCGAGGGCGGGCAGGACGATCTTGCGCATCGCCGCAAGATCGTGCGTCTCGCGCCTTAGCGCAAGGCGGCGCAGGCGGTCTGGATTCGCGTGCACGCCTCGGTCAGCAGCGCTTCCGACGTGGCGTAGCTGATCCGCATCGCCGGCGAGAGGCCGAAGGCAGCGCCGTGCACCGCCGCGACCTTGGCCTCGTCGAGCAGATATCCGATCATTTCCTCGTCGGTGGTGATCGTCAGGCCCTTGGGCGTGGTCTTGCCGATCAGCCCGGCGAATTCGGGATAGACGTAGAATGCGCCTTCTGGGGTCGGGCAGGTCATGCCGTCGATAGCGTTGAGCATGCCGACGACGAGATCGCGCCGCCCCTGGAACGCCGCGACGCGCTCCTTGAGGAAGCCCTGGTCACCATTGAGCGCGGCGACCGACGCGGCCTGCGAGATGCTGCACGGGTTCGACGTCGACTGCGACTGGAGCTTGCCGATCGCCTTGATCAGCCACGCCGGGCCGCCGGCATAGCCGATCCGCCAGCCGGTCATCGCATAGGCCTTGGACACGCCATTGGCCGTCAGCGTGCGATCGTAGAGCGACGGGCAGACCTGCGCGATCGTCGCGAATTCGAAGCCGTCATACAGAATATGCTCATACATATCGTCGGCATAGATCAGCACATGCGGGTGCTTTTCGAGCACCTGGCCCAGCGCCTTGAGCTCCGCCGCGCTATAGGCCGCGCCCGTCGGGTTCGACGGCGAATTGAGCACCACCCACTTGGTCTTGGCGGTAATCGCGGCCTCGAGCTGCTCGGGCTTGATCTTGTAGTTCTGGTCCGCACCCGCCGAAATGAAGACCGGCTTGCCCCCGGCGAATTCGACGACGTCGGGATAGCTTACCCAATAAGGCGCGGGGATGATGACTTCGTCGCCCGCGTCGATCGTCGCGCAAAAGGCGTTGAACAGCGTGTGCTTGCCGCCCGAATTCACGCTGATCTGGTTCTCGGCATAGGTCAGGCCGTTGTCGCGCGCGAACTTGGCGACGATCGCCTGCTTGAGCTCGGGCGTGCCATCGACATTGGTGTATTTGGTCTTGCCCGCGCGGATCGCCTCGATCGCCGCTTCCTTGACGAAATCGGGCGTGTCGAAATCGGGCTCGCCGGCGCCGAGACCAATCACGTCGATCCCCTGCCGCTTCAGCTCGAACACACGGCTCGTCATCGCGAGCGTGGCGGAGGGCTGGATGCGCTGGAGCGCGGCGGAGGTCTGCATGAACGGCGGCCTTTCCGGAGAGGGAATGGCCGCGCCTATACGTTGGCGTTCGCGCGTTCCGCAACTGTAACGGCTGCAACCAGTCCCCGCAGCGCATTGCCGAGCTGGAACCCGCCGGCAAGGTCCTCCGGGCGAAGGTCGTGCTCGATCGCGCGGCCGCTCTCGATCAGCTCGGCGCGGAGCACGCCGGGCAGCAGCCCGCGCGCCAGCGGCGGCGTCAGCAACACTCCGGCGCGCTCGACGAAGATGCTGGTGAAGCTGCCTTCGGTAAGGAAGCCGTCGGGATCGGTGAACACGACTTCCCAGGCGCCCGAATCGGCGCGGGCGCGGTCATAGAAGCCGCGGCGGCTGGTCTTGTGGCGCAGGCGGAAGTCGTCCGGCGCAACTTCCTGGCGACGGATCGCCACGCGCACCGGCTGCTCGGCGGCGTCGGGCATCGGGCTGATGCCGATCGCGATCGCCCCCGAACGCCCCAGCAGCAGCCGCACCTTCGACGCGCTGCGCAGCCGGAAAGTCGCGGCCTGGAGCTCGTTGCGGACCGAATGGCGATCGAACGCGAAGTCGAAAAGCTGGGCGCTGGCCTTCATCCGCGAAAGATGGCGCTCGAGCAGCGGCATGCCGTCCATCGGATCGAAGCGCATCGTCTCGATCAAGTCGAACGGACGCTCACCTGCCGTCACGAAGGCGCCCTTGGCGAGGCATTCCTGCCATTCCTGTTCGGGGTCCGAATCGGCAACCACGCCCGACCCTAGACCCAAAATCGCCGTCGAGTCGCCCCCGGGAATCGCGAGCGTGCGGATCGCGACGTTGAACATCGCGTCGCCAGACGCATCGAGCCGGCCGATCGCGCCGGTATAGACGCCGCGCGGCGCATCCTCGTTCTGCGCGATGATTTCCATCGCGCGCAGCTTGGGCGCGCCGGTGATCGAGCCGCAGGGGAACAGCGCGGCGAGCGCATCGATGGCGTCCTGCCCTTCGCGCAATTCGGCGGTGATCGTCGAAACCATCTGGTGGACCGTCGGATATCGCTCGACATGAAAGAGCTGCGGCACCGCGACGCTGCCAGGACGCGCCACTCGGCTGAGATCGTTGCGCATCAAGTCGACGATCATCAGATTCTCGGCGCGCTGCTTGGGATCGGCGCGCAGATCGGCGGCATTGGCGGCGTCCTGCGCCGGATCCGCGTCGCGCACCGCCGTGCCCTTCATCGGCTTGGCGGTGAGCGCACCGCTCTCCAGCGCGAAGAACAGTTCGGGCGAGAAGGACAGCAGCCATTCCTCCCCGGTGGCGACGAGCGCGCCATAACCGGCGGCGGCCCGCTGGCGCACCCGCGCATAGACTGCAGCGGGAGATCCGGCGGTGGCGACTTCGGCGCGGAAGGTCAGATTGGCCTGGTAGATGTCGCCGGCGGCGATCAGTTCGGCAACGCGGGCGAAGCGAGCGGCATAGTCGCTCCGCGCGATCCGCGGCCGTGGCGTCCCCGCCCAGGCGCCGGCGGGATCGGGCAGGATCGTGGCGGGATCGACGTGCCGATAGCCGTCGAACAATCCGAACCACAGCAGCGGGCCCGGTGCGGCGAGATGCGCCAGTTTCGGCTCCAGCCCCGCCGCCGCCTCGTACCGGATATAGCCTGCCGCATCGAGGCCGCGGCGGCGCGCGGCGCGCAACGCTTCGAGCGCGGGGCGGACGTCTTCGGGGTGATCGGCGCGGACGATCTCGACCGGATCGGCATAGAGCCGCGCCGCTGCGCCGCCGGGGCGGGCATCGTCGAGCAGCACGAACGGAGGAGTGGGCAACGCCATCGCACGCCGCATGGCGCCAGCGCCGCGCCACGGCAAGCCCGTGTTGCGGCCGCGCGGCGCGCCACCTATCAGCAGCGCCATGTCAAACCCTCCGATGCGCGTGGCGATCGTGCCGGTCACGCCGCTCCAGCAGAATTGCAGCCTGATCTGGTGCACGCGCACGATGCGCGGCGCCTTTGTCGATCCCGGCGGCGACCTCGACCGGCTTCATGCGGCGATGCAGCAGCATCAGGTGACGATCGAGAAGATCCTGATCACGCATGGCCATATCGACCATTGCGGGCTGGCCGGCGAGTTCGCCGCCGAACTGGGCGTGCCGATCGAGGGGCCGCAGGAAGCGGATCGCTTCTGGATCGCGCGGCTGGAGGAGGACGGGCGCAAATATGGCGTGCGCGGGGTGCCGTTCGAGCCCGACCGCTGGCTGGTCGAGGGGGACCAGGTGACCGTCGGCGACCTGGTGCTCGACGTCTATCACTGCCCAGGCCACACGCCCGGCCATGTCGTCTTCCACCATGTGCCCTCGAAGCTGGCGCTGGTCGGCGACGTGCTGTTCCAGGGATCGATCGGGCGCACCGACTTCCCGCTGGGCAATCACCAGGACCTGATCGACGCGATCGTCGCCAAGCTATGGCCGCTCGGCGACGATACCGTGTTCGTCCCCGGCCACGGCCAGCCGAGCAATTTCGGTCATGAGCGGCGGACGAATGCGTTCGTGAGCGACGCGGCGTTGGGGAGGTAAGCCCCTCCCTGCAAGCAGGGAGGGGAGACCGCTCATCAGCGCAGCGGGTTGAGCCCGGTGTAGCCGAGATAGACGGCATACCCGGCGAGGCCGAGCATCGCCAGCATCGTGGTGGCGATGCCGAGCATCCGCCCGAGCCGCCAGCCGTCCATCCCGAAGGCGTGGAGGATGCGGCCGACCACGAAGACCAGCGCGACGCCCCACAGCCAGGCCTGGGTGCCGCGGGCGAGTTCGATCAGTGCGATCAGAATCAGCACCAGCGGCGCATATTCGGCGAAGTTGAGCTGCGCGCGCATCCGGGCGACCAGCCGCAGGTTGCCGCCGTCGCCGACCAGGATCTTTTCCGACAGCCGCAGCCGGCTGATGCGCAGCCCGAGCCAGAAATTGAGAAGCGCGCAGGCTCCCGCGGTGACGAGCGCGACGGGCAGGAAAAACATGAACGACCCCCTTTTGGTTGGCGTACCCGTGCCACGCCCTTGCAAGTCGGGCAAGAATCGGTATAGGCGCTGCCTCGCTTCGTGACCTGCCCTGTTGGTCCGGCGGGCCGCCGGTTCAACGGTCGCTTGCCCGGACATTGACGCGGGCGTATCGCGACTCGTTCACGTGTTTTCGAAATAAAGGTGCCTAAATGGCCGTTCCCAAGAGAAAGACCTCGCCTTCGCGGCGTGGCATGCGCCGGTCGCACGATTCGCTCACCGTCGCGGCATTCCAGGAATGCTCGAACTGTGGCGAACTAAAGCGCCCGCACAATCTGTGCTCGGCGTGCGGCCATTATAACGGCCGCGAAGTCATCTCCGCCGAGGGCTGAGCCACGCACTCGAGCCAGGGCCTGCAGGCATGACCACCCCAATGCGAATCGCCGTCGATGCAATGGGCGGCGACGAGGGGATCGCAGTCATGCTCGCGGGCGTCGCACGTGCGCGCCGTCGCTTCGAGGGGATGGAATTCATCCTCGTCGGCGACGAAGCGCAGATTCGCGCCGGGCTCGAAAGCCATCCCAATTTGACGGCTGCGTCGGAGATCGTCCACGCGGCCGACGTCGTCGCGTCCGATGCCAAGCCGAGCGCCGCGATTCGCCGCGCCAAGACCACGTCGATGGGAATCGCCATCGATCAGGTGAAGCAGGGCAAGGCGGGCGCGGCGGTCTCTTCGGGCAATACCGGTGCGTTGATGGCGATGGCCAAGCTGTCGCTGCGCACGATGCCCGGCATCGACCGGCCCGCGCTCGCGGCACTGCTGCCGACGCTGGGCGAGAACGACACGGTGATGCTCGATCTGGGCGCCAATACCGAAGTAGATGCGCGCAACCTCGTCCAGTTCGCCGTGATGGGCGCGGCCTATGCGCGAATCGCGCTCGACCTCGAAAAGCCCCGCGTCGCGCTCCTCAACATCGGCACCGAGGAGATGAAGGGCACCGATAACATCCGCGATGCCGCCGCCGAGTTGCGCGCCGCCAAGCACCTGCGACTCGACTTCAAGGGCTTTATCGAAGGCAACAAGCTGTCGCGCGGCGAAGTCGATGTCATCGTCTGCGACGGTTTCGCCGGCAATATCGCGCTCAAGACGATCGAAGGCACCGCCCGATTCGTCGCGGACCTGCTCAAGCGTGCTTTCTCAAGCTCGACGCGCTCGAAGATCGGCTTCCTGATCTCGCGCCCCGCCACCGAGCTGCTGCGCACCCATCTCGATCCCAACAATCACAACGGCGCGGTTTTCCTCGGACTCAACGGCATCGTCGTGAAGAGCCATGGCAGCGCGAACGAAGTGGGCGTAGACACCGCCATCGGCTTCGCGGCGAAGATGCTGCGCGACGATCTCAATCGGCGAATCGCCGAGGATCTCGGGAATTTCGAGGCAAAGGCTGCGTGACCATTCGTTCGGTGATTCTGGGAACCGGCTCCTTCCTGCCGGAACGACGCGTTTCCAATGCCGAGCTGGCGGAGCGCGTCGATACCTCCGACGAATGGATCGTCGAGCGAACCGGCATCCGCTTCCGCCACATCGCCGGCGATGACGAGACGACGAGTACGCTGGCGACCGGCGCCGCGCGCCGCGCACTCGAATCCGCCGGGATCGCCGCGACCGACATCGACCTGATCGTGCTGGCCACCGCCACCCCCGACCAGACCTTCCCGGCCAGCGCCACCCGCGTGCAGACCGCGCTGGGCATCAACGATTGCGTCGCGTTCGACGTCGCCGCGGTATGCTCGGGCTTCCTCTATGCCGTGCAGGTCGCCGATTCGATGATCCGCGCCGGCGCGCACCGCCGCGCGCTGGTGATCGGCGCGGAGACCTTCAGCCGGATCCTCGACTGGGAAGACCGCGCGACCTGCGTGCTGTTCGGCGACGGCGCCGGCGCGATCGTGCTCGAAGGCCAGGACAGCGACGACGCGACCGGCCGCGGCATCCTTGCGACTCGGCTCCACGCCGATGGCCGCCACAACGACCTCCTCTATGTCGATGGTGGACCGTCCACCACCGGCACCGTCGGCAAGCTTCGGATGAAGGGCCGCGAAGTGTTCCGCCACGCCGTGGTCAACCTTGCCGCGGTGATGACCGAGTCGCTCGCAGCGGCCGGCCTGCAATCGAGCGACGTGGACTGGGTGGTGCCGCACCAGGCCAATGCCCGCATCCTCGACGCGACCGCGCGCAAGCTCGGGCTCGACGCCGGAAAGGTCGTCGTCACCGTCGACCAGCACGCCAATACGTCGGCCGCATCGGTGCCGCTCGCGCTCGACACCGCCGTGCGCGACGGCCGAATCAAGCAAGGCGACCTCATCGTCCTCGAAGCGATGGGTGGCGGTTTTACCTGGGGTGCAGCGGTCGTACGTTTCTGATATGTGTCGGAACGAGTTGAGCTCGTTACCGCAACGAAATGTTGTGGTTTGCCATGGGAAGACAATCTGATACGCTTCGGTCTGAACACGGATTAATCGGGGACTTGCGCACATGCCGGCTGCGGGCACGCTGACCAGGGCAGATTTGGCCGAATCGCTGCATCGCGAAGTCGGACTGTCGCGCGCCGACGCCTCCCGCATCGTCGAACAGGTCCTCGGCCATATGTGCGAAGCCCTGTCGAAGGGCGAGAACGTCAAGATTTCCGGCTTCGGCAGCTTCATCCTGCGCGACAAGGGCGAGCGGGTGGGCCGCAATCCCAAGACCGGCGTCGAAGTGCCGATCGCGCCTCGCCGGGTGCTAACCTTCAGAGCCAGCCAGATGATGCGCGACCGCATCGTGGCAGGCAGCTGAGAACGCGATGCCCCCCGCGGAGAAGGCGGCTGGCGCCCTCCGCACCATAGGCGAACTCGCGCAGGAAATCGGCCGACCCCAACATATATTAAGATACTGGGAAACGCGCTTCCCGCAGCTGCGGCCGCTGACTCGCGCGGGCAACCGCCGCTATTACCGGCCCGACGACGTCGCGCTGGTCCGCCGTATCCACCATCTCCTGACCGACGAAGGCTATACGATCCGCGGCGTCCAGAAGCTGCTGGCCGAGGAAAAGGCGAACAAATCGACTCCCAAGAGCAGCGCCGAAGCCTTTCGCGGCATCCGCGACGCACTGGTCAAGGCGCTCGAGGAAGACGGCTAGCTTCGCTCTCACACGCGTTCGCCCCGGGGCTTGTCGAAGGACAACTCGCCACAAGCACGTCACTGGCAGAGATGCGTGCTTCGACTAGCGCAGCACGAACGGGGTTCAGGGTGCGTCCGGCCCCAGGCTCGGATCGAGATCGCGGGGCCGCACGAAGCGCGTGAGCGTCGCCTGTCCGGCTCGCACGTCGCCCCAGTCCGCCACGTCGAACGTCATTTCCGCCAGCGTCGCAGTGGGGAATTTGATTTCGACTTCCTCGCGCAGCGCCCCGCCCTCCTCAGGCACCAGCAACAGCACCAGCTCCTCCAGCCCGGGATTGTGCCCGGCGAGCAGCACGCGCTCCGCGCCAGCGGGAAGATCATGCACCACGTCGAGCAGCGTTGCCGTCGAGGCGAGATAGATGCGCTGGTCCCAGGCCGGCGCGAGATCGCAGGCATAGCCCTGGCCGACATGATCTAGCGTCTCGACCACCCGCACCGCGGGCGAGGCGACGACATGATCGAAGGCGAGGCCGAGCGACTTCATGTGGCGCCCGACCATCGCCGCGGCGCGCTGGCCCTTGGGATTGAGCGGACGATCGAAATCGCGTGCGACGGGATCGTCCCAACCCGACTTGGCGTGGCGCAGCAATGTGAGCGTCTTCATCACGTCCCCGTCAGGCGTTCGCGGGCGCCTCATGCCGCAATCGGCTCTCCAGGGAAAGCCGAACCCGCGCGACCGCCTCGTCGAGCGTGACGCGCGCCACCGGCGTCCCCGGCGGAAACGCGTCGAGCAGCCGCGACGGGCTGGCGGCGGAAAGCAAGACGAAGGTGCCGCGATCGTCGGCGCGGCGAATCAGCCGGCCGAACGCCTGCGCCAGCCGCGCGCGGACGATGCGATCGTCATAGGCAGTGCCGCCGCCGGCGAGTCGCCGCGCCGCGTGGAGCACGCTCGGCTTGGGCCAGGGCACGCCCTCCATCACCACCATGCGGAGCGAATGGCCGGGCACATCGACGCCGTCCCTGAGCGCGTCGGTGCCGATCAGCGACGTACGCGGATCGTCGCGGAAGATATCGACGAGCGTCCCGGTGTCGATCGGATCGACATGCTGGGCGAGCAGCGGCAGCCCCTCGCGCGCCAATCGGTCGGCGATGCGGGCATGGACGGCGCGCAGCCGGCGAATCGCCGTGAACAGTCCGAGCGTCCCGCCCTCCGCCGCGACGATCA
This genomic stretch from Sphingomonas sp. LM7 harbors:
- a CDS encoding histidine phosphatase family protein, with the protein product MKTLTLLRHAKSGWDDPVARDFDRPLNPKGQRAAAMVGRHMKSLGLAFDHVVASPAVRVVETLDHVGQGYACDLAPAWDQRIYLASTATLLDVVHDLPAGAERVLLAGHNPGLEELVLLLVPEEGGALREEVEIKFPTATLAEMTFDVADWGDVRAGQATLTRFVRPRDLDPSLGPDAP